Proteins found in one Fulvitalea axinellae genomic segment:
- a CDS encoding FecR domain-containing protein, with product MMDREIVNFLNGELSAEEAERFRLWLEASEKNRALFESYRLADKSSERLAHLWTQRFDKAEGRRILSEKIDNRKVKNVSRKKIGKSSFGTIRLAVAAGLTLLFVAGVLLIGGEDMRISLTYPSISSLADRQKIGFLSLVTADGHVYALDSLHDGLSKKGFRLTVQGKEWIYKPERKIRDSVKLQRLVSPPGVRSRIVLGDGTSVALNGGTDFWFPEGFDREKRVVYVRGEALFKVAHDEDRPFEVRTVRSNVRVLGTEFNVSSYDSDSVTSTTLVEGSVAIFRPGQMFLPDKALRISPGTMATVQKGKIVLTYPDLDRITAWTKEALVFRHTDFREMIPKIERWYGIKIVNEARSLDRKRFTGTFRKETVVEMLETIRKTVDFRYTYDKRKRLLILKEASPK from the coding sequence ATGATGGATCGGGAAATAGTGAATTTTTTGAATGGGGAACTTTCCGCGGAGGAAGCTGAAAGATTTAGGTTGTGGTTGGAAGCATCGGAGAAAAACCGTGCGCTCTTTGAATCGTATCGTTTGGCCGACAAGTCTTCCGAAAGGTTGGCGCACCTCTGGACCCAACGTTTTGACAAAGCCGAAGGACGCCGAATATTGAGTGAAAAAATCGATAATAGAAAAGTAAAAAACGTTAGCCGTAAAAAAATCGGAAAGTCCTCTTTTGGAACGATTCGTTTGGCCGTGGCGGCGGGCTTGACTTTGCTGTTTGTGGCGGGTGTCCTGCTTATTGGGGGCGAAGATATGAGAATATCGCTTACCTACCCGTCGATCAGTTCGTTGGCCGACCGGCAAAAGATTGGTTTCTTGAGCTTAGTAACGGCGGACGGACATGTTTACGCCTTGGACAGCCTCCACGATGGTTTATCGAAAAAAGGTTTCCGACTTACTGTCCAAGGAAAAGAATGGATTTACAAACCCGAACGCAAAATTCGCGATAGCGTAAAGTTACAGCGTTTGGTGTCTCCGCCGGGTGTACGTAGCCGAATAGTGCTGGGCGACGGCACGTCGGTGGCGCTGAACGGCGGAACGGATTTTTGGTTTCCCGAAGGTTTTGACCGTGAAAAACGGGTTGTATATGTACGTGGAGAAGCTCTTTTCAAAGTGGCGCATGATGAGGATCGGCCGTTCGAAGTACGTACGGTACGCTCGAACGTAAGGGTTTTGGGAACCGAGTTTAACGTTTCTTCCTACGATTCCGATTCCGTAACCTCCACCACTTTAGTGGAAGGAAGCGTGGCCATTTTCAGGCCCGGGCAGATGTTTTTGCCGGACAAGGCACTCAGAATATCGCCGGGAACCATGGCGACGGTGCAAAAAGGAAAAATCGTACTCACCTACCCTGACCTTGACCGTATAACGGCTTGGACAAAAGAGGCTTTGGTGTTCCGCCACACGGATTTTCGAGAGATGATACCGAAAATAGAACGCTGGTACGGGATAAAAATCGTAAACGAGGCCCGCAGTCTGGACCGGAAAAGATTTACGGGAACTTTCAGGAAAGAAACGGTGGTGGAGATGTTGGAGACAATCCGCAAAACCGTGGATTTCCGCTATACATACGACAAGCGAAAACGGCTATTGATTTTGAAGGAAGCAAGCCCGAAATGA
- a CDS encoding M16 family metallopeptidase, translating into MKSIFKTLFLLLIGFSSYGQRFSEADRLPDYDRVRKGVLENGMTYYLYSSDVVKNAASFYIIQNVGSVLENDDQQGLAHFLEHMAFNGTEHFEGKGILNTLQKHGVVFGKEINAYTSFDETVYNMDKVPMNKPGLLDTCLLVLHDWSNYLLLTDEEIDAERGVIREEWRTRQSGGMRVWEKLLPNSHNDSKYAVRLPIGKMDVVNNFKYKALRDFYHDWYRTDLQAIAVVGDIDIDAVEKKIKEKFSKIPAVKNPRKRFLVDIPGNEGLRYKMAMDKEVATSRISFQIRHPRPAKDETYGDFRTGILEGMATSMISARMREISQKPDSPFLYAGVWYGKMTRTSNALSLSVSPKPGKQHEAFEMAVKELNRAVKFGYTQSELERSKANYISSYETMLKKLDDISHRQVIGWIKRNYLDNEVISDPAKEYEALKQVFETLKPEDLHATIKRLYIKDNRSLSVTGVDGRKNLDEATARKMLAKAESGEGLVAYTENMAGKTLMDGLEVKPGTVVSVEKNDKIGSTTFKLSNGVKVHHKFVDKQKNSVKLSAVSFGGTSLLPVSDLPSASMTINTANFSGLGEYNATDLKKVLAGKRASAGVSLGGLNESAWGSAVTKDVETMLQLLHLRFVKPRFAKEGYEVLKSNLSNYLTRKAGDVNMQKGDSLTVALYGPNHPRRRIFDEGYIKDISFDRMKEIYSERFADASDFEFFIIGDVKEEALKPLLAKYVASLPTKGTEEMWKDNSSEWLSDRIERDIYLKMENPKATVRTQFKNKVKYNLQNRTMMRALGDILRLRYTEAIREKEGGTYGARVSASLGQRPKQIAYLSVSFDCDPEKVDRLKEIVVEEIEKIKNGEIKQEDIDKTTANYLKERKDAKNNNSYEMSVLKNYFREGYDMNDPKNFEDIVASVTAKNLQKFTKKLLKGADSYEIVFRPKAKEVQ; encoded by the coding sequence ATGAAGAGCATTTTTAAAACTTTATTTTTATTGCTTATAGGGTTTTCATCCTATGGACAGCGGTTTTCTGAAGCCGATAGGCTTCCGGATTATGATCGGGTACGGAAGGGCGTACTCGAAAACGGCATGACGTACTATCTGTACAGCTCAGACGTGGTCAAAAACGCGGCGAGTTTCTACATTATCCAAAACGTGGGGTCGGTTTTGGAAAATGACGACCAACAGGGGCTCGCTCACTTTTTGGAGCATATGGCCTTCAACGGAACCGAACATTTCGAGGGAAAAGGCATTCTGAACACTCTTCAAAAACACGGGGTGGTTTTCGGTAAGGAGATCAACGCCTACACCAGCTTTGACGAGACCGTATACAACATGGACAAAGTGCCGATGAATAAGCCCGGCTTGTTGGACACTTGCCTTTTGGTCTTGCACGATTGGTCAAATTACCTGCTACTCACCGACGAGGAAATCGATGCCGAGCGCGGCGTAATCCGCGAAGAGTGGCGGACGCGCCAAAGCGGCGGCATGCGGGTGTGGGAGAAGCTGTTGCCCAACTCGCACAATGATTCGAAGTACGCTGTCCGTTTGCCAATCGGAAAGATGGATGTGGTGAACAACTTCAAGTACAAGGCCCTGCGCGATTTTTATCATGACTGGTACCGCACCGATTTGCAGGCCATAGCCGTGGTGGGCGATATCGACATTGATGCTGTGGAGAAAAAAATCAAGGAGAAGTTTTCGAAAATCCCTGCGGTGAAAAATCCCCGGAAACGCTTTTTGGTGGATATTCCGGGCAACGAAGGCCTGCGCTACAAAATGGCGATGGACAAGGAAGTGGCCACTTCCAGAATCTCTTTCCAGATCCGCCACCCGAGGCCGGCAAAAGACGAGACTTACGGAGATTTCCGCACAGGAATTTTGGAAGGAATGGCAACGTCCATGATTTCTGCCCGGATGCGGGAAATCAGCCAAAAGCCAGACTCTCCATTTTTGTACGCCGGCGTATGGTACGGCAAAATGACCCGGACAAGCAACGCCTTGAGTCTGAGCGTTTCGCCGAAGCCGGGCAAACAGCACGAGGCTTTCGAAATGGCGGTAAAAGAGCTGAACCGCGCCGTGAAGTTCGGTTATACCCAAAGCGAATTGGAACGCTCCAAAGCCAATTATATCAGCTCTTATGAGACAATGCTCAAGAAGCTGGACGATATTTCGCACAGGCAGGTGATCGGTTGGATCAAGCGCAATTACCTTGACAACGAGGTGATTTCCGATCCGGCAAAAGAATATGAGGCGCTGAAGCAGGTATTTGAGACTTTGAAACCTGAAGACCTTCACGCCACAATCAAGCGCCTTTACATAAAGGATAACCGCAGCCTTAGCGTTACGGGCGTAGACGGACGCAAGAACTTGGACGAAGCCACGGCCCGTAAGATGTTGGCCAAAGCCGAATCCGGCGAGGGTTTGGTAGCCTATACCGAAAATATGGCGGGCAAAACGCTGATGGACGGTTTGGAAGTGAAGCCGGGCACGGTGGTTTCTGTGGAGAAAAACGACAAGATCGGCTCCACCACTTTCAAGCTTAGCAATGGCGTGAAAGTCCATCACAAATTCGTGGACAAGCAAAAGAACTCGGTTAAGCTTAGCGCCGTCAGCTTTGGCGGTACCTCGCTGCTTCCGGTTAGCGATTTGCCGTCTGCGTCCATGACCATAAATACGGCGAATTTTTCCGGCTTGGGAGAATACAACGCTACCGACCTGAAGAAAGTCTTGGCCGGCAAGCGAGCTTCGGCCGGTGTTTCCTTGGGTGGTCTGAACGAGAGCGCTTGGGGATCGGCGGTAACCAAAGATGTTGAGACTATGCTTCAGCTTCTGCACTTGCGTTTTGTGAAGCCCCGCTTCGCTAAAGAAGGTTACGAAGTGCTGAAAAGCAATCTTTCGAACTACCTTACCCGCAAAGCCGGCGATGTGAATATGCAGAAAGGCGATAGTCTGACCGTTGCGCTTTACGGCCCGAACCACCCTAGGCGCAGGATTTTTGACGAAGGCTATATCAAGGACATCTCTTTCGACCGTATGAAAGAAATCTACAGCGAGCGTTTCGCGGACGCTTCGGATTTTGAATTCTTTATCATAGGAGATGTGAAAGAGGAAGCGCTCAAACCGCTTTTGGCTAAATACGTCGCCAGCCTCCCTACCAAAGGGACGGAGGAAATGTGGAAAGACAACAGTTCCGAATGGCTTAGCGACCGTATAGAGCGGGATATTTATCTGAAAATGGAGAACCCGAAAGCCACGGTGCGTACGCAGTTCAAAAACAAGGTGAAGTACAATCTCCAAAACCGCACGATGATGCGCGCCTTGGGCGATATCCTTCGTTTGCGATACACCGAGGCCATTCGCGAGAAGGAAGGCGGTACTTATGGTGCCCGTGTTAGCGCTTCACTCGGCCAGCGCCCGAAGCAGATAGCTTACCTTTCGGTGTCGTTTGACTGTGATCCTGAGAAAGTTGATCGCCTGAAGGAAATCGTTGTGGAGGAAATCGAGAAGATCAAAAACGGCGAAATCAAGCAGGAAGACATCGACAAAACCACGGCCAATTACCTGAAAGAGAGAAAAGACGCCAAGAACAATAATTCATACGAAATGAGCGTTTTGAAAAACTACTTCAGGGAAGGCTATGATATGAACGATCCGAAAAACTTCGAGGATATCGTAGCGTCGGTAACGGCGAAGAACCTGCAGAAGTTCACCAAAAAATTGTTGAAAGGCGCGGACAGCTACGAGATAGTTTTCCGCCCGAAGGCTAAGGAAGTACAGTAA
- a CDS encoding endo-beta-N-acetylglucosaminidase: MRLANHIKMVNNIYPTPLRTLVPLTIFVLALLVHPLSAQVEHPGTVAFSFSPTASDYIGNWSPNSNSADRYLVSKVPLAPRFSFSASQTNSSLPHAKQMGFWNGMSNKARNSGDFAQNNPHYWQYLDSWFYWNGGDARVHIPSAAYIDAGHRNGTKVMAGCTFADPTSPNNSKFQEMIAKNQDGTYKHARRMVEMAEYYGFDGFAFNIEVTSYPSNVAVQTRGLFQEMTKIARQEKGMANFELLYYYVHYNSGGRNFWIKQVDSGNDKWLEENGKTTFTQAFINYEWTASTLNSSANYVTNNFPSGKNDPYKRVFAGLNMPATERGDARHPWKDLNNNPTSIAMWGGARGARGITPAELKASYYANTMNLWTGPHGNPSTPGTPSQSSGKTKRIAGMASHVTAKSAIDSYPLVTNFNEGCGNFFAKEGEIKNQAPWGDVSIQDKVPTWRWWWSQGGLDASIDFSEAYEGGSCLLVKGDPGTGDNLLRLFKTKLPVSAQTELEVTYKVKNASAGSPSNLEASLAFENGSSLSSFTSIPIGVTDQEGWNTKTIDLSAYSGQTIAVLGLNFTSSAGSSGYEIRIGGISLTNGPVPVPDMAININTAQLQAAGRTISGEITWDIPGNPMYNEDADVEYFEVYQMSDQPVDSVFLGRTLSRGLVFNGIERSTGDGDMTFKVVSVGKDHRTVSQSVSQAVAYEPLPGVSFDFSDKINLGTALDADCEATYADSYQWTFEDGVPATSALKNPGPVMFQSVGRKAVTLTVSNVNGSRTIETEVIVADASLNLALNQPSFRSSVGDYKGAERGNDGSGSNMFCGRSSHLYPNIQPWWMVDLGAQVKISQIKAFKQTTQGATPIDDYHIIVSKTPFVSENRQTAEQDAGITYNHRDQGQMQSPSVYDLSSSEVVGRYVRVQFHDNRSTSNSNTVRLIFSELEIYGEYVPEGPVPLDATVTLDDNDLTVGETANVTVTFTESVTGFGNEDLSFSNGTLSNMTGNGVTFQGVFTPAENLDEPSNTITLDLSGVTDSEGEPGSGTVSSEPFSIKTVPGNEPVEITLNPVADTYAYGKHMNNNYGTEQETLVKEGGTIPYVRRSYFKFDLGQIPQDAQILDATVSFTVSGANSVALSTDFALSHVTNDSWTETGLTWSNMPSRGALLEDITGQASGSKISVNVTNQAVADLADGFLSMEMRSNTKGPAFLWLHTREASDPASRPELKLSVVMSGSVAQRSGESRDSDDVPYQAGNVNVSPNPVSGLLTVVAPESISYVDILSLSGQMIKTVKASGTEVAVDVSKYPKGVYLIRVVTEEAGMSVRRIIKE, encoded by the coding sequence TGCGGACACTGGTTCCGCTAACGATTTTCGTCTTGGCGCTATTGGTTCACCCACTCAGCGCCCAAGTTGAGCACCCCGGTACCGTAGCGTTCTCGTTTAGCCCGACAGCTTCGGATTATATCGGAAACTGGAGCCCGAACAGTAATTCCGCTGACCGATATCTTGTGTCCAAAGTTCCGTTGGCGCCCCGTTTCAGCTTTTCCGCTTCGCAAACCAACTCTTCTCTTCCGCATGCCAAGCAGATGGGATTTTGGAACGGAATGAGTAACAAAGCGCGGAACAGTGGTGATTTCGCCCAAAACAACCCCCATTATTGGCAGTATTTGGATTCTTGGTTTTATTGGAACGGCGGGGATGCAAGAGTCCATATCCCTTCGGCAGCTTATATTGACGCCGGCCACCGCAACGGTACCAAAGTGATGGCAGGTTGCACCTTCGCCGATCCGACATCCCCGAATAACTCCAAGTTTCAGGAGATGATCGCGAAGAATCAGGACGGCACCTACAAGCACGCCCGCAGAATGGTGGAAATGGCCGAATACTACGGCTTCGACGGTTTTGCGTTTAATATCGAAGTGACCTCGTATCCCAGCAACGTGGCCGTGCAGACTCGAGGTTTGTTTCAGGAAATGACAAAAATAGCGAGGCAGGAAAAAGGGATGGCCAATTTCGAACTGCTTTACTATTATGTCCACTATAACTCCGGAGGCCGGAATTTCTGGATCAAACAGGTGGATTCGGGTAACGACAAATGGCTGGAAGAGAATGGAAAGACTACCTTCACGCAGGCGTTTATCAATTATGAGTGGACCGCTTCTACGCTTAACAGTTCCGCCAATTATGTGACGAATAATTTTCCTTCGGGGAAAAATGATCCTTACAAACGCGTATTCGCCGGGCTGAATATGCCCGCCACCGAGCGAGGCGATGCCCGGCATCCGTGGAAAGATTTGAACAATAACCCGACATCCATCGCGATGTGGGGTGGCGCGCGGGGCGCACGAGGCATAACCCCCGCCGAGCTGAAGGCCAGCTATTACGCCAATACGATGAATCTGTGGACCGGACCTCACGGTAACCCCAGCACGCCGGGAACCCCTTCCCAATCTTCTGGAAAAACGAAAAGAATCGCCGGAATGGCGTCGCATGTGACGGCCAAATCGGCAATAGACTCATATCCGCTTGTCACGAATTTCAATGAGGGTTGCGGTAATTTTTTCGCCAAAGAAGGAGAGATAAAAAATCAGGCTCCTTGGGGAGATGTCAGCATTCAGGACAAGGTTCCTACATGGCGATGGTGGTGGAGCCAAGGTGGGCTTGACGCCTCTATCGACTTTTCGGAAGCTTACGAGGGAGGAAGTTGTCTTTTGGTCAAAGGAGATCCGGGAACGGGTGACAATCTGTTACGGCTTTTCAAAACGAAGCTTCCGGTAAGCGCTCAGACGGAACTGGAGGTTACCTACAAAGTGAAAAACGCTTCGGCGGGAAGTCCTTCGAATCTGGAAGCTTCTTTGGCTTTCGAAAATGGCTCCTCACTAAGTTCGTTCACGTCCATTCCCATAGGCGTTACGGATCAGGAAGGTTGGAATACCAAAACGATTGACCTTTCCGCTTACAGCGGGCAGACTATCGCCGTTTTGGGTCTGAATTTCACGTCTTCGGCAGGGAGTTCTGGTTATGAAATCCGTATCGGGGGAATTTCCCTTACCAACGGCCCGGTACCGGTGCCCGATATGGCCATCAATATCAACACGGCCCAACTGCAGGCTGCGGGGAGAACTATTTCGGGCGAAATCACTTGGGATATTCCCGGAAACCCGATGTACAACGAAGACGCCGATGTGGAGTATTTCGAGGTATACCAAATGAGCGACCAACCCGTCGATTCCGTTTTTCTGGGACGCACACTGTCCAGAGGACTGGTTTTTAACGGTATAGAAAGAAGTACCGGCGACGGTGATATGACATTCAAGGTAGTATCGGTTGGCAAAGATCACCGTACTGTCAGTCAATCGGTTTCGCAGGCTGTGGCTTATGAGCCGCTTCCCGGTGTGTCGTTCGATTTTTCCGATAAAATCAATCTGGGTACGGCTCTGGATGCCGATTGCGAAGCGACATATGCGGATAGTTATCAATGGACTTTTGAAGACGGAGTTCCGGCGACAAGCGCACTGAAAAATCCGGGGCCCGTAATGTTCCAGAGCGTGGGCAGAAAAGCGGTGACTTTGACCGTAAGCAATGTCAATGGTTCCAGAACGATTGAGACGGAAGTCATCGTGGCGGACGCGAGCCTAAACTTAGCCCTGAACCAACCGAGTTTCCGGTCTAGCGTGGGAGATTACAAAGGGGCGGAAAGGGGTAATGACGGGTCAGGGTCCAATATGTTCTGCGGACGAAGCAGTCACTTATACCCAAATATTCAGCCTTGGTGGATGGTTGACCTTGGTGCCCAAGTGAAGATCAGCCAGATAAAAGCGTTTAAGCAAACGACACAGGGCGCCACGCCTATTGACGATTACCACATTATCGTTTCCAAGACCCCGTTTGTTTCCGAAAACAGGCAAACGGCCGAGCAAGATGCCGGAATCACTTATAACCACCGAGATCAGGGTCAGATGCAAAGTCCTTCGGTCTATGACCTGTCATCGTCTGAAGTGGTGGGCCGGTATGTTCGCGTTCAGTTCCATGATAACCGTAGCACGTCCAACAGCAATACCGTTAGGCTGATATTCTCGGAACTGGAGATTTACGGCGAATACGTGCCCGAAGGGCCTGTTCCTCTGGATGCGACGGTTACACTTGACGACAACGATTTGACTGTAGGCGAGACGGCGAATGTCACTGTTACCTTTACCGAATCAGTGACAGGTTTTGGAAACGAAGACCTTAGCTTCAGCAACGGGACGCTTTCCAATATGACTGGTAACGGCGTCACTTTCCAAGGCGTATTCACTCCTGCGGAGAATTTGGACGAGCCGTCGAACACCATTACGTTGGACCTTTCCGGAGTGACTGATTCCGAAGGAGAACCCGGTAGCGGTACGGTGAGTTCAGAGCCGTTTTCGATCAAAACGGTTCCCGGCAACGAGCCTGTGGAAATTACCCTAAACCCTGTAGCCGACACTTACGCTTACGGAAAGCACATGAATAACAATTACGGCACGGAACAGGAGACCTTGGTGAAAGAGGGAGGTACGATACCGTATGTCCGCCGAAGCTATTTTAAGTTTGATCTGGGCCAGATACCCCAAGACGCTCAGATTCTTGACGCTACGGTAAGTTTCACAGTTAGCGGAGCCAACAGTGTAGCCTTGTCCACGGATTTTGCGCTGAGCCATGTGACTAACGATAGCTGGACAGAAACAGGACTCACTTGGAGCAATATGCCGTCACGCGGCGCTTTGCTGGAGGACATAACAGGACAAGCCTCGGGAAGTAAAATCAGCGTAAACGTAACGAATCAGGCGGTAGCGGACCTTGCGGACGGATTTCTATCTATGGAAATGCGGTCTAACACCAAAGGCCCGGCGTTCCTATGGTTGCATACGCGCGAGGCCTCCGATCCCGCTTCACGCCCAGAGTTAAAACTTTCCGTTGTCATGTCTGGTAGCGTGGCCCAAAGAAGTGGAGAGTCTCGTGACAGTGATGATGTACCGTATCAGGCTGGGAACGTAAACGTATCACCCAATCCCGTATCAGGATTATTGACTGTTGTCGCACCGGAATCAATATCTTACGTGGATATTTTGTCCCTTTCCGGGCAGATGATAAAAACCGTCAAAGCTTCGGGTACGGAGGTAGCTGTGGATGTTTCAAAGTATCCGAAAGGCGTTTACCTGATTAGGGTGGTTACGGAAGAAGCGGGGATGTCCGTGCGGAGGATCATTAAGGAATAA
- a CDS encoding RNA polymerase sigma-70 factor has protein sequence MKSISSIDLRAEYESVYSDYYERLCAYAFRRLKDEEEAKEIVLDLFADLWEDLGLLTRCENIKAYLFRAVHHRSLNRIERLGVRKRYRDWFSVTADRSRRYVDDQVQYAELEREMTTALDALPDKCRQVFELGKLSGLKYREIADIMGISPKTVENQMTKALKSVRGSLRGAGIELTGLVLWLAVEALRYTEGIFVS, from the coding sequence ATGAAAAGTATCTCTTCCATTGATCTGAGAGCGGAATATGAATCGGTGTATTCCGATTACTACGAGAGGTTGTGCGCCTACGCTTTTCGCCGTCTGAAAGATGAGGAAGAGGCCAAGGAAATCGTGCTCGATCTGTTCGCCGATCTTTGGGAGGATTTGGGCTTGCTGACCCGTTGCGAGAATATCAAAGCGTATCTTTTTCGGGCGGTGCATCACAGGTCGTTGAACAGAATAGAGCGACTGGGGGTCAGAAAACGCTACCGCGACTGGTTTTCGGTTACGGCCGATCGCTCACGGCGCTACGTGGACGACCAAGTGCAATACGCCGAGCTGGAAAGGGAAATGACTACGGCTCTGGACGCTTTGCCGGATAAATGCAGACAGGTTTTTGAGTTGGGCAAACTCTCCGGGCTCAAATACAGGGAGATCGCCGATATTATGGGGATTTCCCCGAAAACGGTTGAAAACCAGATGACCAAGGCGCTGAAATCCGTAAGGGGATCTTTGCGCGGAGCGGGTATAGAACTCACGGGATTGGTCTTGTGGCTGGCTGTGGAAGCGCTACGTTATACGGAAGGAATATTCGTTTCTTGA